The Arvicola amphibius chromosome 4, mArvAmp1.2, whole genome shotgun sequence genome includes the window taagaataaaatgttaACAGGGGGCTGGATTGCTAAGTGGTTgtgagcacttgatgctcttccaaaggacactggctgctctcctaaaggacctgagtttgttacCCAGTACCTATGTTGGGTGACCTCCACACAGAGACACGCACACTATCTTTTCACATCTTAACCTCCACTGATGCCAAGAATTTACCTTTTGCTACTACTTCCtcagcatgttttcttttattcactTCCGTAACTTTTAGATCTGTGCTGTCCTTTAAGGAAGCCTTTAGTCACCAACAGTGGCCTTACAATGTGTATGTTGTTAGATACACTCAAGATTTCACCAATGTATGCAAAAGTATTCAGTAGTCTTTAAAGATCACTTACTGAAACTGAACATTTTAGAGATAGCAGGgtaaataaaaacactgaaactAACTTCacctgtttcttttaaaaatggttacTAGAtttaatagtttatatttttgcacttttgttttctgagatatcatcttCCTGTCAAATATATGGCCTCAAAATGGCAGGAATCCTTCCGCCTCAGCCCTtcctagtgctagaattacagatatgccccaccatgcccagcttcgaATGTCTAATGAAGGTGCTCCTACGGGTCATTACTCACCTTTACTTTCTTGCATGCAGAAAGAACTAAAAACTGGGTCAGGTTCACCCCTTGTGATTACCAAACTGAAATGGCTATCGCTAATCAGTAGGCAGATAAAGAATTCAGACTTGGTGTCACAGGCAGCATGATTACTAATGATGTGTGGCACATACCACGCCAGACAGTCTTCTTGATAGCCATATCTAGAAGAACATCCTTTGGCATCCTATCCTTATTCcttctacatttattttcttctacttccaATCACTGAAATGTTAGCTCTTCCCGAGAAATTGTTACTTTCCCCCACATAGTCCATAACTAACCAGTCTCAGTCACTTTACTTTTGAAGTAGTTTCCACATAATCTCCCAGTCCCTGTAGGAGCAATTATTTAGaattaaaggcttttttttttttttcaatttagacATGGCATTGCCATGTAGTCCGCCTGTTCCCAAACTTCAGCCATCTCCTACAGCTTCCCGAAAGCCGAGGGTATcgggtgtgagtcaccacatccAGTTCTCAAGGCTTTCCAGACCCTTTTCCTTGGTGCTTCCCCCTATAGAGTCGGAACTACAATGGGTTACTATGTGAAAAGTACTTGGGGTCCTGTCTGGCTTATACTTAGAACAGTATGTCTTAGCTATTATTAAATTTGAACACACTGTAGATTAAACACTGCTATTTGTTCTCCTTTTGAACATCTCGCCCTCCAAAGTGAGGAGTACTTTAAGCTATCAACAGCTACTGTAAGGCCACTGCCACTGCTTCCGTAAGCAACATAAACGTCTTCCTACAACTGAAAGAACCTGTAAACACAAGCCTAATTTACCGCAAAAATCAAGCTTCAGACTCAATGGGGGTAGAAATAAAAGGTACAAGCCTAGTGTTCCCATGGCCCTGGATAGGGTGCCTAGCACCACCAGGGGCAGGGAGTACAGCAAATTTACAGACCATGTTGGAGGAAAACAAATCCTGAGAAAATAGAGAAACAGATCTGGACATAGGGCAGCTGCTCTCCAACCTGGGCATATATTAGAATAACCTGGGAACATTTGAGAATACTGTCATCTGAACCCCATTTATGGAATCTACGGCTAAGGTTCAGATACTAAAGCTTCATAGGTGATTTGACAGTCCACGCATAATCAGAAGTTTCACAGGTGATACAGACCTTCACTTCACAATCATTGGTCTtgtctgttaggaatatttccacTGTCAAAACAAATGTTGGCCTAAGCAGGCTGGGCATTTGTGACATGTTTTTCTCAGTGATCTCAcgaagtatgtttttttttttttttttttttttttctttttctggtttttcgagacagggtttctctgcagcttttttagagcctggcctggagctagctcttgtagaccaggctggcctcgaactcacagagatccacctgcctctgcctcccaagtgctgggattaaaggcgtgcaccaccaccgcccggccacgaAGTatgtttttgaaaacaaaatactcattcaccaatttaagaaaaatatatatgtttatgagtagccttttaaaaataatctcccCAAAGTACCAACCCTTGGAGTTTAAGGctcaaaaatatatatgtacatcgAGGTCATATAAACGTGTGTCTTTTTTGTCTGATTTCTATTTATAAGTTTCAAACTAgactttatgtaaatatatactttGCTACGTACAGTATTTACAATTTAAGATTTtacaactgaaaaaaattaacattatgCCTGTAAACACGAAAAAGTTGGCAATTTGCggttataatttcaaaaatgtcACAAACTGTTTTACCTCTTATACTTGACAATAAATAGCACCGCAGTACCTTCCCCAAAGAATTACTGCTCAGTGGCTTATTTTATACCAACAACTCAGGGTACCCAAGGACCGAGTAACCCAAGTACTAGGACACAGCACTTTTTTTACGGGGCAGCCGAGAATGATGGACAACTTGGATCTTCAAAACCTTACAGCAAAGCCCCTTTCACCCGCCAATCCTGAGACAGCAAATCCTGCAATTCTCCCTCGTCATCACTGTCcacattctcttcttcctttttctgcaaCTCTTTTATGGTCAGAACctctttaagtttgttttttatcTCATCCTGGCGATTCCGCAGCTTCTCCACTCGACGGTAGCACTCTATCTGCTCATCAATCTCTCCAATCTGCCGGTCCAACCgcccctcctcatcctcttcggCAACTATAGCTTCGGAAATCGTGTTGACTTGCCTCATGGCCTTTTGAAACTCGTCCCACTCTTTGTCCATCTGATCTTTTGGGGCATCAACCTTCCGCACCTTTGCGTCTACCTCAGGGTCGTCGAAGAACCCTTCTGGTAATGCTTCGGcggtgttctctctcctttccaccaCTTTTTCGTGTATTTCTGCTTTCTCAATGGACCCTGAATGAGGAACCAAGGGGGCCTTGGGAGGGTTTGTATTAAAGGGATCGTTTGGCAGCACATTGCTTGTTGTCTCCCTCGGAGGGACAAGCGAGTGTTCTTTGTCTTTGCCCTGTGCAtctgtaaaatgcttgctgctgtccctctttcctcctccactcccctcttcttcctcctcctcctcttcctcatcttcataaTCAGGGAGTAAACCGAGTCCAGAAGGTTTACTGGAGGTTGCCCTAGCGGCCTCCTTTCCCGATTTCTCAAAGTTGGCAGACGAGGCCGAGGTGGAGGGCTGTACCTGAGGTCCCACGGAGGCCTTGGCTCTCTTGGTGTCTTGGCTCTCCACATCCGTCGCTCTCCTCTTGATGGGCTGAGG containing:
- the Znf830 gene encoding zinc finger protein 830; this encodes MASSASAGTPAGKRVVNQEELRRLMREKQRLSTNRKRIESPFAKYNRLGQLSCALCNTPVKSELLWQTHVLGKQHRERVAELKGAKGATQGPSASAGPQPIKRRATDVESQDTKRAKASVGPQVQPSTSASSANFEKSGKEAARATSSKPSGLGLLPDYEDEEEEEEEEEGSGGGKRDSSKHFTDAQGKDKEHSLVPPRETTSNVLPNDPFNTNPPKAPLVPHSGSIEKAEIHEKVVERRENTAEALPEGFFDDPEVDAKVRKVDAPKDQMDKEWDEFQKAMRQVNTISEAIVAEEDEEGRLDRQIGEIDEQIECYRRVEKLRNRQDEIKNKLKEVLTIKELQKKEEENVDSDDEGELQDLLSQDWRVKGALL